The following coding sequences lie in one Arabidopsis thaliana chromosome 3, partial sequence genomic window:
- a CDS encoding ENTH/VHS family protein, protein MMGTLWFGDFKKQASSFIQDKYNVARLVLTDVTEAELLVEEVTNGDPSSPDAKTMTKIAEASFDTVEYWRIVDVLHRKIGKDEREIKNWREAYKAMVLLEFLLMHGPIHLPHDFLYDLDHFRFLSTFQYVDNNGFDWGAQVQKKADQIQTLLLGKEELREARLKALKITSQINGFGNSTTFSPSPNSLSNSFSSLKTSNSTPTKRIDLISESYSLIDDENKLSEKDQASKETLVSGICTKLAGFSPLNKFQGGRTKAAKFQTLSNVERVSSKCYDRCNSIGY, encoded by the exons ATGATGGGGACACTTTGGTTTGGAGATTTCAAGAAACAAGCCTCTTCGTTTATTCAAGACAAGTACAATGTTGCTAGACTTGTCCTCACCGATGTTACCGAAGCTGAGTT GTTAGTAGAAGAAGTAACAAATGGTGATCCTTCTTCACCAGACGCTAAAACGATGACGAAAATAGCCGAGGCATCGTTTGATACCGTGGAGTATTGGAGAATTGTGGATGTTCTTCATAGAAA GATTGggaaagatgaaagagagataaagaatTGGAGAGAAGCGTACAAGGCAATGGTGTTGTTGGAGTTCTTACTAATGCATGGACCTATTCATTTACCTCATGATTTTCTTTATGATTTGGATCATTTTCGATTCCTCTCCACTTTCCAATACGTTGACAATAATGG GTTTGATTGGGGAGCTCAAGTTCAAAAAAAGGCAGATCAAATTCAAACACTTCTATTAGGGAAAGAAGAATTAAGAGAAGCTCGTCTTAAAGCTCTCAAAATCACTTCCCAAATCAATGGCTTTGGTAACTCCACCAcattttctccttctcctaatTCTCTATCTAactccttctcttccttgaaAACCTCCAATTCAACACCAACCAAAAGAATTGATCTTATATCCGAGTCATATTCGTTAATCGACGACGAAAACAAGCTCTCGGAGAAGGATCAAGCCAGCAAAGAGACGCTAGTCAGCGGAATCTGCACAAAACTCGCCGGATTTAGCCCTTTGAACAAGTTTCAAGGCGGTCGTACTAAGGCGGCAAAATTTCAAACTTTGTCTAACGTTGAGAGAGTTTCAAGTAAATGTTACGATCGTTGCAATTCTATTGGTTACTAA
- a CDS encoding ENTH/VHS family protein (ENTH/VHS family protein; CONTAINS InterPro DOMAIN/s: Epsin, N-terminal (InterPro:IPR001026), Epsin-like, N-terminal (InterPro:IPR013809), ENTH/VHS (InterPro:IPR008942); BEST Arabidopsis thaliana protein match is: ENTH/VHS family protein (TAIR:AT3G46540.1); Has 1024 Blast hits to 1024 proteins in 183 species: Archae - 0; Bacteria - 0; Metazoa - 583; Fungi - 200; Plants - 173; Viruses - 0; Other Eukaryotes - 68 (source: NCBI BLink).) yields the protein MGTLWFGDFKKQASSFIQDKYNVARLVLTDVTEAELLVEEVTNGDPSSPDAKTMTKIAEASFDTVEYWRIVDVLHRKIGKDEREIKNWREAYKAMVLLEFLLMHGPIHLPHDFLYDLDHFRFLSTFQYVDNNGFDWGAQVQKKADQIQTLLLGKEELREARLKALKITSQINGFGNSTTFSPSPNSLSNSFSSLKTSNSTPTKRIDLISESYSLIDDENKLSEKDQASKETLVSGICTKLAGFSPLNKFQGGRTKAAKFQTLSNVERVSSKCYDRCNSIGY from the exons ATGGGGACACTTTGGTTTGGAGATTTCAAGAAACAAGCCTCTTCGTTTATTCAAGACAAGTACAATGTTGCTAGACTTGTCCTCACCGATGTTACCGAAGCTGAGTT GTTAGTAGAAGAAGTAACAAATGGTGATCCTTCTTCACCAGACGCTAAAACGATGACGAAAATAGCCGAGGCATCGTTTGATACCGTGGAGTATTGGAGAATTGTGGATGTTCTTCATAGAAA GATTGggaaagatgaaagagagataaagaatTGGAGAGAAGCGTACAAGGCAATGGTGTTGTTGGAGTTCTTACTAATGCATGGACCTATTCATTTACCTCATGATTTTCTTTATGATTTGGATCATTTTCGATTCCTCTCCACTTTCCAATACGTTGACAATAATGG GTTTGATTGGGGAGCTCAAGTTCAAAAAAAGGCAGATCAAATTCAAACACTTCTATTAGGGAAAGAAGAATTAAGAGAAGCTCGTCTTAAAGCTCTCAAAATCACTTCCCAAATCAATGGCTTTGGTAACTCCACCAcattttctccttctcctaatTCTCTATCTAactccttctcttccttgaaAACCTCCAATTCAACACCAACCAAAAGAATTGATCTTATATCCGAGTCATATTCGTTAATCGACGACGAAAACAAGCTCTCGGAGAAGGATCAAGCCAGCAAAGAGACGCTAGTCAGCGGAATCTGCACAAAACTCGCCGGATTTAGCCCTTTGAACAAGTTTCAAGGCGGTCGTACTAAGGCGGCAAAATTTCAAACTTTGTCTAACGTTGAGAGAGTTTCAAGTAAATGTTACGATCGTTGCAATTCTATTGGTTACTAA
- a CDS encoding Protein phosphatase 2C family protein (Protein phosphatase 2C family protein; FUNCTIONS IN: protein serine/threonine phosphatase activity, catalytic activity; INVOLVED IN: biological_process unknown; EXPRESSED IN: fruit; CONTAINS InterPro DOMAIN/s: Protein phosphatase 2C-related (InterPro:IPR001932), Protein phosphatase 2C (InterPro:IPR015655), Protein phosphatase 2C, N-terminal (InterPro:IPR014045); BEST Arabidopsis thaliana protein match is: Protein phosphatase 2C family protein (TAIR:AT3G15260.2); Has 1649 Blast hits to 1645 proteins in 226 species: Archae - 0; Bacteria - 36; Metazoa - 401; Fungi - 135; Plants - 907; Viruses - 0; Other Eukaryotes - 170 (source: NCBI BLink).), protein MGFLDLPFMLKAFRFRRLVVEDGKRRKKKKPLWLTPVSHGYYTVDRLSYADNSSNDDSVFVQREQQSDELEIWLFGVSNAGTGKEIVKYMQNHLFDKLPNELGIMRKCKETMRRAYVEEERTGGSAASVMVVNGEKLAIASIGDHRVVVCKDGEAHQIRDRKASTKHWSQFIFPVCNQGEEEDESDPRNSELVVITEKINSDTEFIIIGSPGIWEVMKSQEAINLIRHIEDPKEAAKCLAKEALNRISKSSISCVVIRFG, encoded by the exons ATGGGCTTCTTAGATCTCCCTTTCATGCTCAAG GCGTTCCGGTTTAGAAGACTTGTAGTTGAAGATgggaagagaaggaagaagaagaaaccattatGGTTAACTCCGGTTTCTCATGGATACTATACGGTTGACCGGTTAAGCTATGCCGACAATTCATCGAATGATGATTCGGTTTTTGTTCAGAGAGAGCAACAAAGTGATGAGCTTGAGATTTGGTTATTTGGAGTCTCAAATGCTGGAACAGGGAAAGAGATTGTCAAATATATGCAAAACCATCTATTTGATAAGCTCCCCAATGAG CTCGGGATTATGAGAAAGTGTAAAGAGACTATGAGAAGAGCGTACGTTGAGGAAGAGAGAACCGGTGGCTCAGCCGCTTCGGTTATGGTGGTGAACGGAGAGAAGCTAGCTATAGCGAGTATTGGGGACCATAGAGTAGTGGTTTGCAAAGATGGTGAGGCTCATCAAATCAGAGATAGGAAAGCCTCAACAAAACATTGGTCACAATTTATTTTCCCTG TTTGTAatcaaggagaagaagaagatgaatcagaTCCAAGAAATTCAGAGCTTGTAGTGATTACAGAAAAGATTAATTCAGATACAGAATTTATCATTATCGGTAGCCCCGGGATTTGGGAG GTGATGAAGAGTCAAGAAGCGATTAACCTAATAAGACACATAGAGGATCCTAAAGAAGCTGCAAAATGTTTAGCTAAAGAAGCTTTAAACAGGATTAGCAAAAGCAGCATTTCTTGCGTTGTAATTCGGTTTGGCTAA